A genomic segment from Triticum dicoccoides isolate Atlit2015 ecotype Zavitan chromosome 1A, WEW_v2.0, whole genome shotgun sequence encodes:
- the LOC119354945 gene encoding uncharacterized protein LOC119354945: MEFHYRAGDERCPSAGAAATSANSETAATHVPNVLVAGDGAGYHGENSPPPASDPDELRRRAAKERIRARILREEAEAMALEAEVRRELMEERARLLVGLAGVSEHGAAPSLKTASPYFHESVQAGSKVDVSAAVPGKRKNPDVHDASAVLAATGSKKPKSGLTCTVCNITATSEVALQEHLRGKSHVRKAGKHAQLHPEEDVFSLKVNRSAALQAKGQNPGIVAPLMAFAEKSCDNLGLNCTACGITASSQKNMQDHLKGKIHMRKTAMLAQPLPKKDGVCSKPNASAAVLPAKRKNFDVVPATSTLSAGPSSKNQKRDLTCTATSEKGTKDHLKGKAHMKMAASLAPGEAEEEAEVEGGYMPRKFHMLTDSGTLCEVVQLNGSILCEVCDVQTADIVTMMCHLQGTKHVSKQAKQKQCEAVEPPAAVAAGGDGPGSEMVPVGGNDVGRVDGGSLLCELCNVKVPSECAMQSHLSGRKHTNKAKVAAVGVGACGNGSASETVPMEANGVCRLDGGILLCKLCNVKAPSECVMQTHLSGRKHTNKQKATVEAGAGQGVKKAAAATMIGSPSKEATSIVVNGSDDSVKKPAAREMEVAVSSAGQGVKKAAATPVIGSPSKEAASIVVNGSDDSVKKPAAGEMEVALSSAGQGVKKSATAMIDSSSKEAASIVVNGSDDSMKKPAAGDMEVVVSSATPQVDVAAPVCTRVSSVAPMEVDEGAGAGHGAAKAEEQKKADAEEEGAVEIDGGPAVTGEEYYIKVEGKLFVTLRQADDSLSCSLCGVHGCDKRGMISHLYTRDHWRRARLAEEKKWAPEAALEAVNNGGDGVPVTDGAAQVDN, translated from the exons CCACGCACGTGCCTAATGTTctcgtcgccggcgacggcgcGGGGTACCACGGGGAGAACTCGCCGCCGCCGGCGTCTGATCCGGACGAGCTGCGGCGCCGGGCGGcgaaggagaggataagggcgcGGATCCTGCGGGAGGAGGCGGAGGCCATGGCGCTCGAGGCCGAGGTCCGCCGTGAGCTCATGGAGGAGCGCGCCAGGTTGCTCGTGGGGCTGGCCGGCGTGTCCGAACATGGGGCGGCGCCATCGCTGAAGACAGCGTCGCCGTACTTTCATGAG TCTGTGCAGGCCGGGTCGAAAGTAGACGTGTCTGCTGCTGTGCCAGGCAAGCGGAAAAACCCTGATGTACATGATGCATCTGCTGTTTTGGCGGCCACCGGAAGCAAGAAGCCGAAGTCAGGCCTGACTTGCACGGTGTGCAACATCACGGCAACCAGTGAGGTTGCCCTGCAAGAGCACCTCAGAGGGAAGAGCCACGTGAGGAAGGCCGGTAAACATGCGCAGCTTCACCCAGAGGAGGATGTG TTCAGCTTGAAGGTAAATAGGTCGGCAGCCTTACAGGCCAAGGGGCAAAACCCTGGTATTGTTGCCCCTTTGATGGCTTTCGCTGAAAAAAGTTGCGACAACTTGGGCTTGAACTGCACGGCATGCGGCATCACAGCAAGCAGTCAGAAGAACATGCAAGATCACCTCAAAGGGAAAATTCATATGAGGAAGACTGCCATGCTCGCGCAGCCATTGCCTAAGAAGGATGGG GTCTGCTCAAAACCAAATGCATCAGCAGCCGTGCTACCGGCCAAGCGGAAGAACTTCGACGTTGTCCCAGCCACATCCACCCTTTCAGCCGGGCCAAGCAGCAAGAATCAGAAGCGAGACTTGACCTGCACGGCAACCAGCGAGAAGGGCACGAAGGATCACCTCAAAGGGAAGGCTCACATGAAGATGGCGGCCTCGCTTGCCCCTGGGGAAGCGGAGGAAGAGGCAGAGGTGGAAGGCGGCTACATGCCGAGGAAGTTCCATATGCTGACAGACTCCGGGACATTGTGCGAGGTGGTGCAGCTGAACGGCTCCATCCTCTGCGAGGTGTGCGACGTGCAGACCGCTGACATTGTTACCATGATGTGCCACCTACAGGGGACCAAGCACGTATCCAAGCAAGCCAAGCAGAAGCAGTGCGAAGCCGTGGAACCACCGGCAGCCGTCGCTGCTGGTGGCGACGGGCCAGGATCAGAAATGGTGCCCGTGGGGGGCAATGACGTGGGCCGGGTGGACGGTGGCTCCCTGCTGTGCGAGCTCTGCAACGTGAAGGTGCCGTCGGAGTGCGCCATGCAGTCTCACCTGTCCGGCAGGAAGCACACCAACAAGGCAAAGGTGGCTGCAGTTGGTGTCGGTGCATGTGGCAATGGGTCAGCATCAGAAACTGTGCCCATGGAGGCGAATGGCGTGTGCCGACTGGACGGCGGCATCCTGCTGTGCAAGCTCTGCAACGTCAAGGCCCCGTCGGAGTGCGTCATGCAGACTCACCTGTCCGGCAGGAagcacaccaacaaacagaaggccACCGTTGAAGCCGGTGCAGGACAGGGGGTGAAGAAGGCTGCCGCCGCCACTATGATCGGCAGCCCATCCAAGGAAGCCACCTCCATCGTCGTCAATGGCAGTGATGACTCGGTGAAGAAACCAGCAGCAAGAGAGATGGAGGTAGCTGTGTCATCGGCAGGACAGGGGGTGAAGAAGGCTGCCGCCACCCCCGTGATCGGCAGCCCATCCAAGGAAGCCGCCTCCATCGTCGTCAATGGCAGCGATGACTCAGTGAAGAAACCAGCAGCGGGAGAGATGGAGGTAGCTTTGTCATCGGCAGGACAGGGGGTGAAGAAGTCTGCCACCGCCATGATCGACAGCTCATCCAAGGAAGCGGCCTCCATCGTCGTCAATGGGAGCGATGACTCCATGAAGAAACCAGCAGCGGGAGATATGGAGGTGGTAGTGTCATCGGCAACGCCTCAAGTGGATGTTGCCGCCCCGGTCTGCACCCGTGTCTCCTCCGTGGCCCCAATGGAAGTAGATGAAGGTGCAGGGGCCGGACATGGTGCTGCCAAAGCTGAAGAACAAAAGAAAGCTGATGCCGAGGAAGAGGGAGCCGTGGAGATCGACGGAGGCCCCGCCGTGACCGGCGAGGAGTATTACATCAAGGTGGAGGGCAAGCTGTTCGTCACGCTGCGTCAGGCGGACGACAGCCTCTCGTGCAGCCTGTGTGGCGTGCACGGCTGCGACAAGCGCGGCATGATCAGTCACCTCTACACCAGGGACCACTGGCGCAGAGCCCGTCTCGCCGAGGAGAAGAAGTGGGCACCGGAGGCAGCGCTAGAGGCGGTGAACAATGGCGGCGACGGCGTCCCGGTCACTGATGGAGCGGCTCAGGTTGACAACTGA